From the Ascaphus truei isolate aAscTru1 chromosome 15, aAscTru1.hap1, whole genome shotgun sequence genome, one window contains:
- the SNAI1 gene encoding zinc finger protein SNAI1, with protein sequence MPRSFLVKKHFSASKKPNYSELESQTVYVSPFLYDKYPLPVLPQPDILSSGAYYPPLVWDTGLLTTFFTTEPDYKKSPITSSSEDSKPLDLTSFSSEDDEGKTSDPPSPASSATEAEKFQCNQCSKSYSTFAGLSKHKQLHCDSQTRKSFSCKYCEKEYVSLGALKMHIRSHTLPCVCKICGKAFSRPWLLQGHIRTHTGEKPFSCTHCNRAFADRSNLRAHLQTHSDVKKYQCKTCARTFSRMSLLHKHQETGCSGTH encoded by the exons ATGCCGAGATCCTTCCTAGTGAAGAAACACTTCTCTGCCAGCAAGAAACCCAACTACAGCGAGCTGGAGAGCCAGACAG TGTATGTCTCACCCTTTTTATATGACAAATACCCCCTACCTGTTCTACCCCAGCCAGACATCCTGAGCTCAGGAGCATACTACCCACCTCTTGTTTGGGACACTGGCCTTCTTACTACGTTCTTCACCACTGAGCCTGATTACAAGAAGTCCCCGATCACCTCTTCCAGTGAAGACTCAAAGCCTTTGGATCTCACGTCCTTTTCCAGTGAGGATGATGAAGGAAAGACCTCTGACCCTCCCAGCCCAGCTTCTTCAGCCACAGAGGCTGAGAAGTTCCAGTGCAATCAATGCAGCAAGTCATACTCCACCTTTGCAGGACTTTCCAAGCACAAGCAACTGCACTGTGACTCCCAGACAAGAAAGTCTTTCAGCTGCAAGTACTGTGAGAAGGAGTACGTGAGCCTGGGAGCCCTGAAGATGCACATCAGAAGCCACACACTCCCATGTGTCTGCAAGATCTGTGGCAAGGCTTTCTCCAGACCGTGGCTGTTACAGGGACACATCCGAACACACACAG GTGAAAAGCCCTTTTCCTGTACACACTGCAACCGAGCGTTTGCTGACCGCTCCAACCTCAGAGCCCACCTGCAGACACACTCCGATGTCAAGAAATATCAGTGCAAGACCTGCGCAAGGACTTTCTCCAGGATGTCACTCCTCCACAAACACCAAGAGACGGGGTGCTCTGGGACCCACTAA